The Deinococcus yavapaiensis KR-236 DNA segment CTTGGAAACCAAGACCACGAGCCTTCGACGGCCTCGCCACCAGAAAACAGAGCAGATTCACGTGCACACTGACCAACGGTGAGCACACGTGCGCTGTCCCTTCCTCAGGAGTTCGCCCCGGTTTCATAGACACTCGGACGGCACTTGTCATGACCTGCTGCGACTCGACGCGTCCCAGTCCACCTCGGCGTCAATTCTCGAAGCGCACGGTGTACACGAGGTCGCCCGAGCGAGCGGTGTAATGCCCCCAGTCGACTTCCTGCCATGCGAGCAGGCCGCCATGCGCGACTTCACACGCTTTCATGGCGGCCTCCAGGGACGTCGCCTGTCCGAAGAAGCGTGGAACGGGGCGAGGGTCGAGTGAGCTGCGCCAGTAGGCGAGGCGTGGCGTCAGTGGGTCGACGTGCTCCACGGCAGCTTCGGAAGCGGTCGGGGTGCGGCGTTTCGCCCTCGACGGCCACGGCGTTTGCCAAAGGTGCAGAAGCCAGGAGGGAACGAACTTGAAGCGGTGGGCTCGAATCATGCGTACGTCCTTCCCTTCCTGAATTCAGGGTGAAGTCGAAGACAAGTCAACGATAATTCGTCATCGGAGAAACATCGGAGAGGGCGTCTTCTCCGATGTTTCCCGCACGCGCACCTCCTAACGCCGAGCACGCGTTCCACCCTTCGAGAAAACAGGGCTTTTCACGCGTCACCGCTCGGCGAGCCGTCCTCCCATCGAACGCTCGATGTCATTCGGGCGAGAGATCCTTCTTGCGCTCAGCCCACGCTTCGGGCCACGCGTTTTCTTGGCGCTGACGATGCACGCGGCGACCGCACCGTCAGGGGCCGCGCAAACGACATACTAACGGCATGATCCGCGCCATGTCCCTCCTCGACACGGAACCCGTCCACTGGCAAGGCGGGCAGCCCAGCATTTGGGTGGATGTCGAGGCCCCGACTCCAGAGGAACTTCAGCAGCTCACCCGTTCCTTCGCTCTCAACCACCTCGCGATGGAGGACGCCCTCACGCACGGCCAGTGGAGTCGTTTCGAGGTGTACCCCGAGCACATCTTCCTGGTGTTCCGCACCCTCGACCAACCCGAAGCGTGCACCGACGAGACCGAGCGCGTCAGTCTCTTCTGGTATCCCAAGACCGACACGCTCTTGACGATTCGTCTGCAGGACGTGGATTACCTCGACAAGACTTGGCGGGAGTTCGACGGGCTGTCGCACGGCAGCGAGGAACGCTTGATCTACACGCTGCTCGCACGGGGAAGCGACACCTTCTTCGAGTTCACGGACGCGCTGCAGGACCAAACGCTCACCTTGGAAGAGGCGATGTTCACGGAGCGTCGCACGCAGGACTTCGCGCAGCAGATCTTCACGTACCAGCACTTGATCATGAACGTCCGTCGCCTCGTCAGCAACGCCCGTGAGGCCGTCGCGGCCTTCTCTCGGCACGCGTTGCTCGTGGCGGGCAGCAACGGTCGCGGAGCCGCGCCGAGTCCGGCCGTGGAGGTGCAGGCGCAAGAAATCGCGCTGTACTTCCGAGACGTGGTCGACAACCTCAGCCGCGTGCACGACAGCCTCGACTCCTCGCGAGAAGTCCTGTCGAACGTGCTGAACGTCAACTTGAGCGTGCAGCAGGCACGCGTCAACGACGTGGTGAAGACGTTGACGGTGGTGTCGGCGATCTTCCTTCCCTTGACGTTCCTCGCGGGCGTGTGGGGGATGAACTTCGAGTTCATGCCCGAATTGCACTGGCGCTACGGGTACCTCGTCGCGTGGACGAGTTTCATCGGGGTCGCCGTCGGGCTCGGCTGGTACTTCAAACGCCGCAACTGGTGGTAGGCCGAAGACGAGGCGGCCCGCCCGAGGACTTGCGAGGCGCCGCCGTCTTCCGAGGACGCCCATTCGCCCTGAAGTCTCCCAAGGCTCGCTTCAGGCTGTACGAAACTCGTGTAAAGGATTCTTGGCTCGAGTTACACGGCGCCATGTTCGAGACCTCGCAGACTATGCCAAGCAGCCGAAGGAAGGCTGGAGAGGAGCGACATGGCCAGATTGGTAACGTTATATGACTTGCAGCGAGACGGCGGTTACGACCTGC contains these protein-coding regions:
- a CDS encoding magnesium transporter CorA family protein is translated as MIRAMSLLDTEPVHWQGGQPSIWVDVEAPTPEELQQLTRSFALNHLAMEDALTHGQWSRFEVYPEHIFLVFRTLDQPEACTDETERVSLFWYPKTDTLLTIRLQDVDYLDKTWREFDGLSHGSEERLIYTLLARGSDTFFEFTDALQDQTLTLEEAMFTERRTQDFAQQIFTYQHLIMNVRRLVSNAREAVAAFSRHALLVAGSNGRGAAPSPAVEVQAQEIALYFRDVVDNLSRVHDSLDSSREVLSNVLNVNLSVQQARVNDVVKTLTVVSAIFLPLTFLAGVWGMNFEFMPELHWRYGYLVAWTSFIGVAVGLGWYFKRRNWW